A part of Kitasatospora acidiphila genomic DNA contains:
- the dpgB gene encoding enoyl-CoA-hydratase DpgB translates to MNHSLELLLDLDGSQPLSPDTVAALNALCDRAEDAAAHGPVVLTVTGAPATAPAGPLPLVNKWERALRRLERLDLTTVALAGGDCGGVALEALLATDLRIARPGTRLLPAAGPAGVWPGMALYRLANQIGVAAIRRTVLLGTPVTAERAVALGLLDELAADPAAALAGLADTLAALESDGPAIRRQLLLDATTTSFEEALGRHLAACDRTLREVAP, encoded by the coding sequence GTGAACCACTCCCTCGAACTTCTGCTCGACCTCGACGGCAGCCAGCCGCTGTCGCCCGACACCGTCGCGGCCCTCAACGCCCTGTGCGACCGCGCCGAGGACGCCGCTGCCCACGGCCCGGTCGTGCTGACCGTCACCGGCGCCCCTGCCACCGCCCCCGCCGGACCGCTCCCGCTGGTGAACAAGTGGGAGCGGGCACTGCGCCGGCTGGAGCGCCTCGACCTGACCACCGTGGCCCTGGCCGGCGGCGACTGCGGCGGGGTGGCGCTGGAGGCCCTGCTCGCCACCGACCTGCGGATCGCCCGGCCCGGCACCCGGCTGCTCCCCGCGGCCGGCCCTGCGGGCGTCTGGCCCGGCATGGCCCTGTACCGGCTGGCCAACCAGATCGGCGTCGCCGCGATCCGCCGCACCGTGCTGCTCGGCACCCCGGTCACGGCCGAGCGAGCCGTGGCGCTGGGCCTGCTGGACGAGCTCGCCGCGGATCCGGCCGCCGCGCTGGCCGGCCTCGCCGACACGCTGGCGGCCCTGGAGAGCGACGGCCCCGCGATCCGCCGTCAGCTGCTGCTGGACGCGACCACCACCAGCTTCGAGGAGGCACTCGGCCGCCACCTGGCCGCCTGCGACCGGACCCTGCGCGAGGTGGCCCCGTGA
- a CDS encoding cysteate synthase: MHHAERRPSHYRLRCTVCGQSRPDDGLALGCPEPHAPGLLRTEYQATAFTPDPAFQGVYRYHSWLPVRRTLPDSGGTAVYRSRRLAASLGLTELWIAFNGYWPERGGELTTGSFKELEAATVLGRIPEDAGTLVVTSAGNTATAFAELCASHRVPVVIVVPASALPRLRTRTPGGELVQVVAVEDADYADAIALGDALAQQPGFTPEGGTRNVGRRDGLATVMLAAVEAMGTAPDHYVQAIGSGAGALAVHEAAVRLRCRPGHDTDPLPRLLLAQNACYAPVHQAWQTGERPWLTGDEQDQRAAAERAFAPELTNRRPPYDLNGGLHEVLTESAGHVRIADAAAARAAMDAFRELEGIDIEPAAGIALAALRDAVRDGEVAADARVLLNITGGGRARLALEHELTGHQPTMLVARETAHRPGEIAELAARLAAARELHPAAV; this comes from the coding sequence ATGCACCACGCCGAGCGCCGCCCCTCCCACTACCGCCTGCGCTGCACCGTCTGCGGCCAGAGCCGACCCGACGACGGGCTGGCGCTCGGCTGCCCCGAGCCGCACGCGCCGGGCCTGCTGCGCACCGAGTACCAGGCCACCGCGTTCACACCGGACCCCGCGTTCCAGGGTGTCTACCGCTACCACTCCTGGCTGCCGGTGCGCCGCACACTGCCCGACAGCGGCGGCACCGCCGTCTACCGCAGCCGGCGGCTGGCCGCCTCGCTCGGCCTGACCGAGCTGTGGATCGCCTTCAACGGCTACTGGCCGGAACGCGGCGGCGAGTTGACCACCGGAAGCTTCAAGGAACTGGAGGCCGCGACCGTCCTCGGCCGCATCCCCGAGGACGCGGGCACCCTGGTGGTCACCTCGGCGGGCAACACCGCCACCGCCTTCGCCGAACTCTGCGCCAGCCACCGGGTCCCGGTGGTGATCGTGGTCCCGGCCAGCGCCCTGCCGCGGCTGCGCACCCGCACCCCGGGCGGCGAACTCGTTCAGGTGGTCGCGGTCGAGGACGCCGACTACGCCGACGCCATCGCGCTCGGCGATGCACTGGCCCAGCAGCCCGGCTTCACGCCCGAGGGCGGCACCCGCAACGTCGGCCGGCGCGACGGGCTCGCCACCGTCATGCTCGCCGCCGTCGAGGCGATGGGCACCGCGCCCGACCACTACGTCCAGGCCATCGGCAGCGGTGCCGGCGCGCTCGCCGTGCACGAGGCCGCGGTGCGGCTGCGATGTCGCCCCGGCCACGACACCGACCCGCTGCCCCGCCTGCTGCTCGCCCAGAACGCCTGCTACGCCCCGGTCCACCAGGCCTGGCAGACCGGCGAGCGCCCCTGGCTGACTGGTGACGAGCAAGACCAACGAGCTGCCGCCGAGCGGGCGTTCGCCCCCGAGCTGACCAACCGGCGCCCGCCCTACGACCTCAACGGCGGCCTGCACGAGGTGCTCACCGAGAGCGCGGGCCACGTCCGGATCGCCGACGCCGCAGCCGCCCGAGCCGCCATGGACGCCTTCCGCGAACTGGAGGGCATCGACATCGAACCGGCCGCCGGCATCGCCCTCGCCGCCCTGCGCGACGCCGTGCGCGACGGCGAGGTGGCCGCCGACGCCCGCGTGCTGCTCAACATCACCGGTGGCGGCCGGGCCCGCTTGGCGCTGGAGCACGAGCTGACCGGCCACCAGCCCACCATGCTGGTCGCGCGCGAAACCGCCCACCGGCCCGGCGAGATCGCCGAACTCGCCGCCCGCCTCGCCGCCGCCCGCGAGCTGCACCCGGCGGCCGTCTGA
- a CDS encoding MbtH family protein, which yields MTNPFDDAEGTFLVLVNDEGQHSLWPAFAEVPQGWTITHGPAGRQECLDHVTATWTDMRPASLARAMA from the coding sequence ATGACGAACCCGTTCGACGATGCCGAAGGCACGTTCCTGGTGCTGGTGAACGACGAGGGGCAGCACTCGCTGTGGCCCGCCTTCGCCGAGGTGCCCCAGGGCTGGACCATCACCCACGGCCCGGCGGGCCGCCAGGAGTGCCTGGACCACGTGACGGCCACCTGGACCGACATGCGCCCGGCGAGCCTCGCCCGCGCGATGGCCTGA
- the dpgA gene encoding 3,5-dihydroxyphenylacetyl-CoA synthase DpgA encodes MTTATAPLARVMGVGTAVPENSYSQQELLDIFEIRDPRVRSVFLNSAIERRFLTLPPQGPDGTRVMEVQGELLAKHKAQAVDMGVRAVQECLKATGADLSDIGYLCCVTTTGFLTPGLSALIIRELGIDPHTSRLDVVGMGCNAGLNALNAVTGWAHAHPGRLAVMVCAEACSAAYVFDGTMRTSVVNSLFGDGSAALAVLAGEPELPLPQASGPSLLKFASYIITDAIDAMRYDWDGDQERFSFFLDPQVPYVVGAHAERVVDLLLAGTGLRRSDIRHWLVHSGGKKVIDAVGVNLCLTRHDVRHTTSVLRDYGNLSSGSFLFSYQRLLAEQVAEPGDHGVLMTMGPGSTIETALVRW; translated from the coding sequence ATGACAACGGCCACCGCCCCGCTCGCCCGGGTGATGGGAGTCGGCACCGCCGTTCCCGAAAACTCCTATTCCCAGCAGGAACTGCTGGACATCTTCGAAATACGGGACCCGCGGGTCCGGTCCGTCTTTCTCAACAGCGCCATCGAGCGCCGTTTCCTCACCCTGCCGCCGCAGGGACCGGACGGCACCCGGGTGATGGAGGTCCAGGGCGAACTCCTCGCCAAGCACAAGGCGCAGGCCGTCGACATGGGCGTGCGCGCCGTCCAGGAGTGCCTGAAGGCGACCGGCGCCGACCTGTCCGACATCGGCTACCTCTGCTGCGTCACCACCACCGGCTTCCTCACCCCGGGCCTGAGCGCCCTGATCATCCGCGAGTTGGGCATCGACCCGCACACCAGCCGGCTCGACGTGGTCGGCATGGGGTGCAATGCTGGCCTCAACGCCCTCAACGCGGTGACCGGTTGGGCACATGCGCACCCGGGCCGGCTGGCCGTGATGGTGTGCGCGGAGGCGTGCTCCGCCGCCTACGTCTTCGACGGCACCATGCGTACCTCGGTCGTCAACAGCCTCTTCGGGGACGGCTCCGCCGCGCTCGCGGTGCTGGCCGGGGAGCCGGAGCTCCCGCTGCCGCAGGCGAGCGGCCCGAGCCTGCTGAAGTTCGCCAGCTACATCATCACCGACGCGATCGACGCGATGCGGTACGACTGGGACGGCGACCAGGAGCGGTTCAGCTTCTTCCTCGACCCGCAGGTGCCTTACGTGGTCGGCGCGCACGCCGAGCGGGTGGTCGACCTTCTGCTGGCCGGCACCGGGCTGCGGCGCAGCGACATCCGCCACTGGCTGGTGCACTCCGGCGGCAAGAAGGTGATCGACGCGGTCGGCGTCAACCTCTGCCTGACCCGGCACGACGTCCGCCACACCACCAGCGTGCTGCGCGACTACGGCAACCTGTCCAGCGGCTCGTTCCTCTTCTCCTACCAGCGGTTGCTGGCCGAGCAGGTGGCCGAACCCGGCGACCACGGCGTGCTGATGACGATGGGTCCGGGATCAACCATCGAGACCGCCCTGGTCCGCTGGTGA
- a CDS encoding aminotransferase-like domain-containing protein, translating to MNFLNEIAHRFPDAISLAAGRPFEGFFDPADVPRYFEIYRRHLTDRLDGDEAAVRRTLLQYGRTKGIIHELIAEHLRVDEGITADPDALVVTVGCQEALWLTLRALRRDERDVLLAVTPSYVGVHGAAMMVDMPVLPVREAADGIDPDDLVAVVRRARAAGRNPRACYVIPDFANPSGVRLDRAKRERLLDIAAAEDLLLLEDNPYGLFGDPAGPPTLKALDRHGQVVYLGSFAKTGLPGARVGYVLADQQVTGAPAGQPLLADQLAKLKSMLTVNTSPIAQAVIGGKLLAHGHSLRAANARETETYRGNLAQVLAGLERRFADLPSVRWNVPEGGFFLLLTVPFPAGDDLLAHCAAVHRVLWTPIHHFYADATQRNVLRLSFSHLLPAEIEDGLDRLAEFIRAQSAGN from the coding sequence ATGAACTTCCTCAACGAGATTGCCCACAGATTTCCCGACGCCATTTCGCTGGCGGCCGGCCGGCCGTTCGAGGGATTCTTCGACCCGGCCGATGTGCCGCGGTATTTCGAGATCTACCGCCGCCACCTGACGGACCGTCTGGACGGCGACGAGGCCGCGGTGCGCCGCACCCTGCTGCAGTACGGGCGGACCAAGGGCATCATCCACGAGCTGATCGCCGAGCACCTGCGGGTGGACGAGGGCATCACCGCGGACCCGGACGCCCTGGTGGTCACCGTCGGCTGCCAGGAGGCGCTGTGGCTGACGCTGCGCGCGCTGCGCCGCGACGAGCGCGACGTGCTGCTCGCCGTGACGCCGAGCTACGTCGGCGTGCACGGCGCGGCCATGATGGTGGACATGCCGGTGCTGCCGGTGCGCGAGGCGGCCGACGGGATCGACCCGGACGACCTGGTGGCCGTGGTGCGCCGGGCCAGGGCCGCCGGCCGCAACCCGCGGGCCTGCTACGTCATCCCCGACTTCGCCAACCCCAGCGGGGTCCGACTGGACCGCGCGAAGCGTGAGCGGCTGCTCGACATCGCCGCCGCCGAGGACCTGCTGCTGCTGGAGGACAACCCCTACGGGCTGTTCGGCGACCCGGCGGGCCCGCCCACCCTGAAGGCCCTGGACCGCCACGGCCAGGTCGTCTACCTGGGCTCCTTCGCCAAGACCGGCCTGCCGGGGGCCCGGGTCGGCTACGTGCTGGCGGACCAGCAGGTGACCGGCGCGCCGGCCGGCCAGCCGCTGCTCGCCGACCAGTTGGCCAAACTCAAGAGCATGCTGACGGTGAACACCTCGCCGATCGCGCAGGCCGTGATCGGCGGCAAGCTGCTGGCGCACGGCCACAGCCTGCGGGCCGCCAACGCCCGGGAGACCGAGACCTACCGGGGCAACCTGGCCCAGGTGCTGGCCGGGCTGGAGAGGCGGTTCGCCGACCTGCCGTCGGTGCGCTGGAACGTGCCGGAGGGCGGGTTCTTCCTGCTGCTCACCGTGCCGTTCCCCGCCGGTGACGACCTGTTGGCGCACTGCGCCGCCGTGCACCGGGTGCTCTGGACGCCGATCCACCACTTCTACGCCGACGCGACGCAGCGCAACGTGCTGCGGCTCTCCTTCAGCCATCTGCTCCCGGCAGAGATCGAGGACGGACTCGATCGCCTTGCGGAGTTCATCCGCGCGCAATCTGCCGGAAATTGA
- the dpgC gene encoding (3,5-dihydroxyphenyl)acetyl-CoA 1,2-dioxygenase DpgC has product MTAPVQDAPATVGPDLAAARRVVTDTAERAADLLAALPEPAHRNPDQRERATEAKNLARSVRSRFMSLHGEAVYRELTADHSLDLRLPELVAGAAVDYPGLVPSAEQLVVEQARSQADKEGLEIDQGIFLREVLRSPTAGRHLIDAMALPTERALGLLPEFRRTGRLDLGSVRLERRGSAAHLTMVRTDCLNAEDNRHVEDMETAVDLALLDPAVSVGLLRGGEMTHPRYQGRRVFSAGINLKSLHAGKISLIDFLLRRELGYINKLLRGLRVDHAGAWHTPVIEKPWVAAVDTFAIGGGAQLLMVFDRVLAATDSYVSLPAAQEGIVPGAGNLRLGRLAGGRISRQVVLWGRRIHATEPDAGYLIDEVVEPDRMDGAVADSLEHLDSPAVVTNRRMVNLAEEPPQLFQQYMAEFAMQQSLRLYSEDVIGKVGRFTAAARSHA; this is encoded by the coding sequence GTGACCGCTCCGGTGCAGGACGCGCCGGCCACGGTCGGCCCGGACCTCGCCGCCGCCCGCCGGGTGGTGACCGACACCGCCGAGCGGGCCGCGGACCTGCTCGCCGCCCTGCCCGAGCCGGCCCACCGCAACCCCGACCAGCGCGAGCGCGCCACCGAGGCGAAGAACCTCGCCCGTTCGGTGCGCAGCCGCTTCATGAGCCTGCACGGCGAGGCCGTCTACCGGGAGCTGACCGCCGATCACAGCCTCGACCTGCGGCTGCCCGAGCTGGTCGCCGGCGCCGCCGTCGACTACCCCGGGCTGGTCCCGTCCGCCGAACAGCTGGTCGTCGAGCAGGCCCGGTCGCAGGCCGACAAGGAGGGCCTGGAGATCGACCAGGGCATCTTCCTGCGCGAGGTGCTGCGCTCCCCCACTGCGGGCCGCCACCTGATCGACGCGATGGCCCTGCCCACCGAGCGGGCGCTCGGCCTGCTGCCGGAGTTCCGCCGCACCGGCCGGCTGGACCTCGGCTCGGTGCGCCTGGAGCGCCGCGGCAGCGCCGCCCACCTGACCATGGTCCGCACCGACTGCCTCAACGCCGAGGACAACCGGCACGTCGAGGACATGGAGACCGCCGTCGACCTCGCGCTGCTCGACCCGGCCGTGTCGGTGGGCCTGCTGCGCGGCGGCGAGATGACCCACCCGCGCTACCAGGGCCGACGGGTCTTCAGCGCGGGCATCAACCTGAAGAGCCTGCACGCCGGGAAGATCTCACTGATCGACTTCCTGCTGCGGCGCGAGCTCGGCTACATCAACAAGCTGCTGCGCGGCCTGCGGGTCGACCACGCCGGGGCCTGGCACACCCCGGTGATCGAGAAGCCCTGGGTGGCGGCGGTCGACACCTTCGCGATCGGCGGCGGCGCCCAGCTGCTGATGGTCTTCGACCGGGTGCTGGCCGCCACCGACTCCTACGTCAGCCTGCCCGCCGCCCAGGAGGGCATCGTGCCCGGCGCGGGCAACCTGCGGCTCGGCCGGCTGGCCGGTGGGCGGATCTCGCGTCAGGTGGTGCTCTGGGGCCGCCGGATCCACGCCACCGAGCCGGACGCCGGGTACCTGATCGACGAAGTCGTCGAGCCCGACCGGATGGACGGCGCGGTGGCGGACTCGCTGGAGCACCTCGACAGCCCGGCCGTGGTGACCAACCGCCGGATGGTCAACCTGGCCGAGGAGCCGCCGCAGCTGTTCCAGCAGTACATGGCCGAGTTCGCGATGCAGCAGTCGCTGCGGCTGTACAGCGAGGACGTCATCGGCAAGGTCGGCCGGTTCACGGCCGCCGCCCGCTCGCACGCCTGA